One window of the Bacillota bacterium genome contains the following:
- a CDS encoding WYL domain-containing transcriptional regulator, translating to MKEAILKKNKLPEHYQELEALLRDGKPLNTAELAKRFGVSRRTLQRWLRAISGATTGPFRTRAATRAAAQAIPAVAVRSHKSGQQAGMEHVLSMKATPVTDKEWRALDYLNFLWCRRIARRDELIAMARQRHADISERTRERDMAGLIAEGCIERVGPDSSSACYRLGPQVASNPEFSSEEAARLLGYLELRMRTCPDRSALAGVYAKVARLARLGLGRASFAGLVSDVLTHSRYCIIQGRRPRVDIQETLMLYAVEIAISQRRKLRVVYQWKSPSTVIPEAAAADATIPGAPGPIGGSPQLVDPLGVLYYWILDAWYLVSEMHGGGARTGQGDFLSYNQGATDNLQLWRLDRIRSLSVTDIPYVYPEDFDLRSVFADRWGVQGGEKVHVKVRFYNDFNVISRMQRETVHRRNRKICELLDGSCIFEDDISGLDDFRMWLRGFGASAEVLEPVGLRDAMYQSARKLLERYHIMMYKGLNKGNGLNQRTEHDGVFTGNVAGGTTWQDPIFTGNSP from the coding sequence ATGAAGGAAGCTATACTGAAGAAGAACAAGCTACCTGAGCATTATCAGGAACTCGAGGCGCTATTACGGGACGGTAAGCCGCTGAATACTGCCGAACTAGCGAAGCGGTTTGGTGTCTCGCGGCGCACTCTACAGCGATGGCTGAGGGCGATATCCGGCGCGACGACCGGCCCATTCAGGACGCGCGCCGCCACGCGCGCCGCGGCACAGGCTATCCCAGCTGTAGCTGTCCGGTCACATAAGTCAGGACAGCAGGCCGGTATGGAGCATGTTCTCTCAATGAAAGCTACGCCCGTAACCGATAAGGAATGGAGGGCGCTGGACTACCTTAATTTCCTGTGGTGCCGGCGTATCGCCCGTCGCGATGAACTCATTGCCATGGCCAGGCAACGCCATGCAGATATCTCAGAACGAACCAGGGAACGCGACATGGCCGGCCTGATAGCCGAGGGATGTATTGAGCGAGTTGGGCCAGATTCGTCCTCTGCCTGCTATCGCCTGGGGCCCCAGGTAGCCTCCAATCCTGAATTTTCCAGCGAAGAAGCGGCCCGCTTATTGGGTTACCTGGAGCTTCGCATGCGGACCTGTCCGGACCGCAGTGCTCTCGCTGGGGTGTATGCGAAGGTTGCGCGCCTCGCTCGGCTTGGACTGGGACGGGCTTCCTTTGCCGGACTTGTATCCGATGTGCTGACTCATTCGCGCTACTGCATTATCCAGGGAAGACGTCCCCGGGTGGACATCCAAGAAACCTTGATGCTATATGCAGTAGAGATAGCTATCTCTCAACGGAGAAAGCTGCGCGTTGTTTATCAATGGAAAAGCCCGAGCACTGTCATCCCTGAGGCGGCTGCCGCGGATGCCACCATTCCGGGGGCGCCCGGTCCAATTGGCGGTTCACCACAGCTGGTAGATCCCCTTGGGGTCCTGTATTACTGGATTTTGGATGCATGGTACCTGGTTTCCGAGATGCATGGTGGCGGTGCGAGGACAGGGCAAGGGGATTTCCTTTCATACAACCAGGGTGCCACAGATAACTTACAATTATGGCGCCTTGACAGGATACGATCTCTATCCGTCACGGATATCCCTTATGTTTACCCAGAGGATTTCGACCTGCGTTCGGTATTTGCTGACCGTTGGGGTGTGCAAGGCGGGGAAAAGGTTCATGTGAAGGTTCGCTTCTATAATGATTTTAATGTGATCAGCCGGATGCAAAGGGAGACGGTTCACCGCAGAAACAGGAAGATATGCGAGCTCTTAGACGGCAGCTGTATCTTTGAGGATGACATATCGGGCCTTGACGACTTTCGAATGTGGCTCCGAGGGTTTGGGGCTTCGGCAGAAGTGCTGGAACCTGTGGGTCTAAGGGACGCCATGTACCAGAGCGCTCGCAAGTTGCTGGAGCGCTACCATATTATGATGTATAAGGGACTGAATAAAGGAAATGGATTGAACCAAAGGACTGAGCATGATGGAGTCTTTACTGGAAATGTGGCCGGTGGAACGACTTGGCAGGATCCTATCTTTACTGGAAACTCACCCTGA
- the cas10 gene encoding type III-B CRISPR-associated protein Cas10/Cmr2 encodes MTGEDIISNEEPQQSLQFTFSPVQAFVAQAKKTRDLWAGSYLLSYLAGSAMLPIRRRVTFPCVESDPLMEMLIGIQACRSSEEGKSKSIQDVRKANEYQTGSPRIGDLRPYLIGSLPNRFQADGDCPEKLARMAEERLSATWKRIVDKVWGLLSRIANKGETLLGPVQEEVWRRQTENLWEVLWVAGNGAAMEERKQWRIVFPPAEPGERCTVCGEREALSPPCQSPPRWERDASPAPKCATRREVREYWAKLAYAVASAGLGPQFELDGSERLCAICTIKRLFPWISGEIPDLEERRYFPSTPHMAARDWLKRVAQMAAEDPAVIEAVKRFILEAEQAGVSTERSSQGTTEDSEFECEDLRTRVSTGDAGERLGQGYLNKLRRFNGHVYFPESIKAQKDLLRRPERRAPLLEALVELQKLTGFPEGPSPYYALLVMDGDWMGALLSRHASERREISMALSRFSHKVPEIVHRYDGETIYAGGDDVLAILPVGSALNCALDLRDLYLECFRQAVPEVTATTSAGIIFAHMNSSLQQVVADAHRLLDKEAKDAAGRNAFAVRIWRRGGPDLTFSRPWEDPAGDGERRPMSFIKDLEKFGDGISSGEYSSKFLYKLREIFQLIEGPSSDCREAEKPGAPGEIQLDDEDLEDIIVAEYLDNREIGKKEEEPHEVERKARERVRLLIRLSKPASWERGGSGSGEYKVSYKQRIEPGAFILARFLAQKEV; translated from the coding sequence ATGACCGGTGAAGATATCATTTCGAACGAGGAGCCGCAGCAGAGTCTCCAATTCACCTTTTCTCCTGTGCAGGCGTTCGTGGCGCAGGCGAAGAAGACCCGGGATCTCTGGGCGGGTTCTTACCTTCTCTCATACCTTGCGGGTTCGGCGATGTTGCCGATCCGGCGGCGTGTGACCTTTCCATGCGTCGAGAGCGATCCGCTGATGGAGATGTTGATTGGCATCCAGGCCTGCAGATCGTCGGAGGAGGGCAAGTCCAAGTCTATTCAGGATGTCAGAAAGGCTAATGAATATCAGACAGGCTCACCCAGGATAGGGGACCTGAGACCCTACCTGATAGGGTCGCTTCCTAATAGATTCCAGGCTGATGGCGATTGTCCCGAGAAACTTGCCAGGATGGCGGAAGAGAGACTTTCTGCTACATGGAAAAGGATCGTGGACAAGGTTTGGGGTCTTCTCTCCAGGATCGCTAATAAAGGGGAGACGCTCCTGGGACCGGTCCAGGAAGAGGTTTGGCGGCGCCAGACTGAGAACCTCTGGGAGGTCCTGTGGGTCGCAGGAAATGGCGCTGCAATGGAAGAGCGCAAGCAATGGAGAATTGTATTCCCTCCCGCGGAACCGGGAGAGCGCTGCACTGTCTGTGGAGAAAGGGAGGCATTATCCCCGCCCTGCCAGTCGCCACCCCGCTGGGAAAGGGATGCGTCACCTGCACCTAAGTGCGCAACAAGGAGGGAGGTACGGGAGTACTGGGCGAAGCTCGCTTACGCTGTTGCTTCGGCGGGGCTCGGGCCACAGTTTGAATTAGACGGTAGTGAACGTCTCTGCGCCATATGCACTATAAAGCGGTTATTCCCATGGATCTCCGGTGAGATTCCCGACCTTGAGGAGAGAAGATACTTCCCTTCCACTCCGCATATGGCTGCCCGGGACTGGCTAAAAAGGGTCGCGCAGATGGCCGCAGAGGATCCCGCAGTTATCGAGGCCGTCAAGAGATTTATTCTTGAGGCAGAGCAGGCTGGCGTTAGCACCGAAAGAAGTTCGCAGGGAACGACGGAGGACAGCGAGTTCGAATGTGAAGACCTTAGGACGCGGGTCAGCACGGGGGACGCTGGAGAGAGGCTGGGACAAGGCTACTTGAACAAGTTGAGAAGATTCAACGGCCATGTCTATTTCCCCGAATCTATAAAGGCGCAAAAGGACTTGCTACGTCGTCCAGAAAGACGGGCGCCTTTGCTCGAGGCCCTCGTTGAGCTTCAGAAATTGACCGGTTTCCCTGAAGGGCCATCACCATACTATGCCCTCCTCGTGATGGACGGTGACTGGATGGGAGCTCTCCTGTCCCGGCACGCCAGTGAAAGGCGCGAGATATCTATGGCCTTGTCACGATTCAGCCACAAGGTTCCTGAAATCGTGCATCGTTACGACGGTGAAACCATTTACGCGGGCGGCGATGATGTCCTGGCGATCTTGCCGGTGGGCTCTGCGCTCAACTGCGCCCTGGATCTACGTGATCTATACCTGGAATGCTTCCGGCAGGCAGTACCGGAGGTAACAGCTACCACTTCAGCGGGTATCATATTCGCCCACATGAACTCCTCCCTCCAGCAAGTAGTAGCCGATGCGCACCGGCTGTTGGACAAAGAGGCAAAGGATGCTGCAGGTAGGAATGCATTCGCTGTGCGAATCTGGAGACGCGGTGGTCCTGATCTCACTTTCTCGAGACCATGGGAAGACCCGGCCGGCGACGGAGAGAGAAGGCCGATGAGTTTCATAAAGGACCTCGAGAAGTTCGGTGACGGGATATCCAGCGGAGAGTACTCATCCAAATTCCTTTATAAACTCCGGGAGATCTTCCAGTTGATTGAGGGACCTTCATCCGATTGCAGAGAGGCTGAAAAGCCCGGTGCTCCCGGGGAGATCCAATTGGACGATGAGGACCTCGAGGACATCATAGTCGCTGAATACCTTGACAATCGAGAGATAGGAAAAAAGGAAGAGGAACCTCATGAGGTCGAGCGGAAAGCGCGGGAACGTGTCCGACTTCTCATAAGGCTCTCCAAGCCAGCGTCCTGGGAAAGGGGCGGGAGCGGTTCCGGGGAATATAAGGTCAGCTATAAGCAGCGAATAGAGCCAGGTGCTTTCATACTGGCTAGATTCCTGGCGCAAAAAGAGGTGTGA
- the cmr1 gene encoding type III-B CRISPR module RAMP protein Cmr1, translating into MRKVSVVLRVTTPLFMGGAQNTRAELRAASFKGLLRFWFRTLRFDCMQEARIFGSTSEFKDSAGQPAGQSLVLLNVRELSVQKVSSLPKGHEWSGSGLAYLGYGVTKSTGPNGCTPVRECFAPGSTFQLDLTFHPQADPKDIQWVLRSLWAFWHFGGAGSRSRRGYGSIGLEHLDVTGLRVPDIFAADSVRTPVELARLLRGLISAWRNQSTSDTGTDTANGGQNGGQDDEIPYTRFCQGTKIVVAQPKNSWEQALAYVGAEMLNFRSFKRQRNFPDDHDLIADFLTKGKADKAPRRVVFGLPHNYFFTSLPKDSRKASVNVAGGGGESSGRRASPLFIHIHPLKNDKVTQYVPVLTFLPCEFLPAGARISISGEVRGRNTEVKVPVSANDYAPIEDFLRRLTHQGAVEVTLP; encoded by the coding sequence TTGAGGAAAGTAAGTGTTGTATTGCGAGTTACGACCCCGCTCTTCATGGGGGGCGCGCAGAATACCCGGGCGGAGTTGCGTGCTGCTAGCTTTAAAGGGCTCCTGAGGTTTTGGTTCCGTACGCTCAGGTTTGACTGTATGCAGGAAGCCAGGATATTTGGCAGCACATCGGAATTTAAGGATTCTGCGGGGCAGCCGGCAGGACAGTCTCTAGTCCTGCTGAACGTCAGGGAACTGTCAGTTCAGAAGGTTTCCAGCCTCCCCAAGGGGCATGAATGGTCTGGGAGTGGCCTGGCCTACCTTGGATATGGTGTGACAAAGTCGACGGGTCCGAATGGCTGTACTCCGGTTCGCGAATGCTTCGCGCCGGGCTCCACATTCCAGCTTGACCTTACCTTCCACCCGCAAGCTGACCCTAAGGATATTCAATGGGTATTACGAAGCCTCTGGGCTTTTTGGCACTTTGGCGGTGCCGGGTCGCGGAGCAGGCGTGGGTATGGTTCTATTGGGCTTGAACACCTTGATGTGACCGGCCTGCGGGTCCCGGATATCTTTGCCGCTGATAGCGTCAGAACCCCAGTGGAATTGGCACGTTTGCTGAGAGGGCTGATTTCTGCCTGGCGCAACCAGTCCACCAGCGATACCGGGACGGACACGGCGAACGGTGGACAAAACGGTGGACAAGATGATGAGATTCCCTACACCAGGTTTTGCCAGGGCACGAAAATAGTAGTCGCGCAGCCCAAGAATAGCTGGGAACAGGCCCTAGCTTATGTGGGGGCCGAAATGTTGAATTTCAGGTCTTTCAAGAGGCAGAGGAACTTCCCTGATGACCACGACCTGATTGCCGATTTTCTTACAAAGGGCAAAGCTGATAAGGCTCCCCGCCGCGTGGTATTCGGACTGCCCCACAACTACTTTTTTACCAGTCTTCCTAAGGACAGCAGAAAGGCGTCTGTAAATGTGGCCGGCGGCGGTGGTGAATCCTCTGGGCGCCGCGCGAGTCCACTTTTCATTCATATTCATCCTTTAAAAAACGACAAGGTGACGCAGTACGTGCCGGTATTGACCTTCTTGCCCTGCGAATTCCTACCTGCAGGCGCCAGGATCAGTATATCAGGCGAAGTGCGTGGCAGAAACACAGAGGTAAAGGTTCCTGTTTCCGCCAATGATTACGCCCCGATCGAGGATTTCCTCAGGAGGCTTACGCATCAAGGCGCTGTGGAGGTGACACTGCCATGA
- the cmr4 gene encoding type III-B CRISPR module RAMP protein Cmr4, with amino-acid sequence MQEKNVVLVFYATTFLHPGSGSTTGTVDLPVQREVHTDFPYAAGSGLKGSLREKAERNGENGEKDPRVVIVFGPETGGAEESAYAGCLSVGDARLLAMPVRSVTNTFMWTTCPLVLQRLARDAEIAGIELNLVAPRPIENSQAFVPAGAGLPDILVLEDVDFRVSESNEASAIAQEIAQKLLPGSIGPHYFEKFKRDFVILSDNRFSYFARYGTQVSARIALNERKTTTGDGGNLWYEETIPPETVFYSILMARKPRSPQAASDIKDARDVMDYLSGTVLSDGFLRIGGNETVGQGWCLVRAVS; translated from the coding sequence ATGCAAGAGAAAAATGTAGTGCTGGTATTCTACGCAACCACCTTCCTGCACCCCGGTTCTGGCTCTACTACCGGGACAGTGGACCTTCCGGTTCAGAGAGAGGTTCACACGGATTTCCCATATGCTGCAGGCTCGGGCCTGAAGGGGAGCCTGCGCGAAAAGGCTGAGCGGAATGGAGAGAACGGGGAGAAGGATCCTCGAGTTGTGATTGTCTTCGGCCCAGAAACCGGCGGCGCAGAGGAGTCAGCTTATGCGGGATGTCTCTCGGTAGGTGATGCGAGACTACTCGCTATGCCGGTCCGTTCTGTGACAAACACATTCATGTGGACGACCTGCCCACTCGTTTTGCAGCGGCTGGCGCGAGACGCCGAGATAGCCGGAATCGAGCTGAACCTGGTAGCGCCCAGGCCGATAGAAAATAGTCAAGCATTTGTACCCGCAGGTGCTGGCCTCCCTGATATACTGGTGCTGGAGGATGTAGATTTCAGAGTGAGTGAGTCAAATGAGGCCAGTGCAATAGCCCAGGAGATTGCCCAGAAATTATTGCCTGGCAGCATTGGACCTCATTATTTTGAGAAATTCAAAAGGGATTTCGTTATCCTGAGTGATAACCGCTTTTCCTATTTCGCTCGCTACGGGACACAGGTCTCCGCGCGTATAGCACTTAATGAACGAAAAACGACAACCGGGGATGGCGGGAACCTGTGGTATGAGGAGACTATTCCACCGGAGACTGTGTTCTACTCGATCCTGATGGCGCGAAAACCACGTTCACCCCAGGCCGCCTCAGATATCAAGGATGCCAGGGATGTCATGGATTACCTCTCGGGTACCGTGCTCTCTGATGGGTTCTTGCGTATAGGGGGTAACGAGACAGTCGGCCAGGGCTGGTGTCTTGTCAGGGCCGTATCATAA
- the cmr5 gene encoding type III-B CRISPR module-associated protein Cmr5, which translates to MLLEQQRASYALSYVKEMLKVNSDQQAKYVTLVQGAPAMIIANGLGQTVAFWLDNCQNGRGNHHHDASWLLYNHLSGWLTDKRHLYTPSQDQQRGLLGLIIDGNTDQYLAAQEESLALLAWLKRFAVAFLKPVSDSRSGVKDNVSGSSGNS; encoded by the coding sequence ATGCTGTTGGAGCAACAGCGGGCTTCGTACGCATTGAGCTACGTCAAGGAAATGTTAAAGGTCAACAGCGACCAACAGGCGAAGTACGTAACGCTTGTGCAAGGCGCGCCTGCCATGATTATCGCCAACGGGCTGGGCCAGACCGTGGCATTCTGGCTTGATAACTGCCAAAATGGAAGAGGGAATCACCACCATGATGCCTCGTGGCTCCTATATAACCACCTGTCTGGGTGGCTTACTGATAAACGGCACCTGTATACTCCGAGCCAGGATCAGCAAAGAGGTCTCCTGGGGCTTATCATAGATGGCAATACGGATCAGTACCTAGCTGCGCAGGAGGAGAGCCTGGCGCTCCTTGCCTGGCTCAAGCGGTTTGCAGTTGCTTTCCTAAAGCCGGTCTCGGACTCGAGAAGCGGGGTGAAGGATAATGTATCTGGTTCCTCCGGGAATTCGTAA
- the cmr6 gene encoding type III-B CRISPR module RAMP protein Cmr6, with amino-acid sequence MYLVPPGIRKALEGLQGLKAGTANVGLIYDKFINLWPHWPEEDLDLGAEKWKAQKKGFRDFLVDQIADHLQQHKQVGALLLDLHQRRRTLACRLGGKVLQATTASRLVIGLGSQHPFETGFIFHRTLGVPYIPGSSIKGLLRAWADPGNDKVKGWGALGSRERVFELFGDTDEHGCGRLIILDGLPVSRPLLEIDIVNPHYGPYYRDPAGPPPADYYSPVPVPFLTVAAGQKFEFILLPACGGWHPEDLDQEAKLLMDALQTLGVGGKTAVGYGIFS; translated from the coding sequence ATGTATCTGGTTCCTCCGGGAATTCGTAAGGCACTGGAAGGCCTTCAGGGGTTGAAAGCTGGGACCGCCAATGTAGGATTGATCTACGATAAGTTTATTAACCTCTGGCCACACTGGCCAGAAGAGGACCTCGACCTCGGTGCAGAAAAATGGAAAGCACAAAAAAAAGGATTCAGGGACTTCCTGGTGGATCAGATAGCGGATCATCTACAGCAGCACAAGCAAGTTGGCGCCCTCCTTCTAGATCTACACCAGCGAAGAAGAACGCTGGCCTGTAGATTGGGAGGTAAGGTGCTCCAGGCTACAACCGCTAGCCGGCTGGTTATCGGGCTTGGGAGCCAGCACCCCTTTGAGACCGGGTTCATATTCCACCGTACGCTGGGGGTGCCGTACATACCAGGCTCCTCCATCAAGGGTTTGCTCCGGGCCTGGGCGGATCCAGGGAATGACAAGGTGAAGGGATGGGGCGCGCTGGGTAGCCGCGAACGCGTGTTTGAACTCTTCGGCGATACTGATGAACACGGTTGCGGGCGGCTCATCATTTTAGATGGACTTCCTGTGTCCAGGCCGCTTCTGGAGATAGACATCGTAAACCCCCATTATGGTCCTTATTACCGTGATCCAGCGGGCCCCCCGCCTGCTGATTATTACTCGCCGGTCCCGGTCCCGTTTCTGACTGTGGCGGCAGGGCAAAAATTTGAGTTTATCTTATTGCCTGCATGTGGCGGGTGGCATCCTGAGGACCTGGACCAGGAGGCAAAGTTGCTGATGGACGCGCTGCAAACCCTCGGGGTCGGCGGCAAAACCGCAGTAGGCTATGGGATATTTTCATGA